The Pyrococcus horikoshii OT3 genome includes a window with the following:
- a CDS encoding PHP domain-containing protein encodes MDLHTHTVYSDGIGLIRDNVAWAEKRGLKIVGISDHIHFFTPSRFSAYINEINVIKEESEIVVLAGIEANILENGPDITDEFRKKLDYAIASVHEWFGRNGTHEYINYVKKAIMDDNVDIIGHFGNSFPWIGYPTREEIDEILDLAEAYGKAFEISARYKVPDLEFIRECVKRGIKLSLATDAHRPEDVGKVSWSLKMLEKAGGTKEDLIFSEYL; translated from the coding sequence ATGGACTTACATACCCACACGGTATATTCAGATGGCATCGGGTTAATAAGAGACAATGTAGCATGGGCCGAAAAACGAGGCTTGAAGATAGTTGGGATAAGTGACCACATACATTTCTTCACTCCCTCAAGGTTCTCAGCGTACATCAATGAAATTAATGTCATCAAGGAAGAGAGTGAAATAGTGGTGCTAGCAGGAATAGAGGCTAACATCTTGGAAAATGGTCCCGACATTACTGATGAGTTTAGGAAGAAACTAGATTACGCAATTGCTAGTGTTCATGAATGGTTTGGGAGGAATGGGACCCATGAGTACATTAATTACGTCAAGAAGGCTATAATGGATGACAACGTTGACATAATAGGGCATTTCGGAAATTCTTTTCCATGGATTGGATACCCAACGAGGGAGGAAATAGATGAAATCTTAGACTTGGCGGAAGCTTATGGAAAAGCCTTTGAGATAAGTGCAAGATACAAGGTTCCAGACTTAGAATTCATAAGGGAATGTGTGAAGAGGGGAATAAAGCTATCCCTGGCAACGGATGCCCATAGGCCCGAAGATGTTGGAAAGGTATCTTGGAGTCTTAAAATGCTGGAGAAGGCCGGAGGAACAAAGGAGGATTTGATATTTTCTGAGTACCTATAG
- a CDS encoding alanine--glyoxylate aminotransferase family protein — MEFEEAFKEVYEMVKPKYKLFTAGPVACFPEVLEIMKVQMFSHRSKEYRKVHMDTVERLREFLEVEKGEVLLVPSSGTGIMEASIRNGVSKGGKVLVTIIGAFGKRYKEVVESNGRKAVVLEYEPGKAVKPEDLDDALRKNPDVEAVTITYNETSTGVLNPLPELAKVAKEHDKLVFVDAVSAMGGADIKFDKWGLDVVFSSSQKAFGVPPGLAIGAFSERFLEIAEKMPERGWYFDIPLYVKYLKEKESTPSTPPMPQVFGINVALRIIEKMGGKEKWLEMYEKRAKMVREGVREIGLDILAEPGHESPTITAVLTPPGIKGDEVYEAMRKRGFELAKGYGSVKEKTFRIGHMGYMKFEDIQEMLDNLREVINELKKQKGIN, encoded by the coding sequence ATGGAGTTCGAAGAGGCATTTAAAGAAGTTTATGAGATGGTAAAGCCAAAATACAAGCTTTTTACAGCGGGGCCAGTTGCATGTTTCCCAGAAGTTTTAGAAATAATGAAAGTTCAGATGTTCAGCCACAGATCTAAGGAATACAGGAAAGTTCACATGGACACCGTTGAGAGGTTGAGGGAGTTCCTTGAAGTTGAGAAAGGGGAAGTACTGCTTGTACCAAGCTCAGGAACCGGAATAATGGAAGCCAGCATAAGGAATGGAGTTAGTAAAGGAGGAAAGGTTCTTGTAACCATAATAGGAGCATTTGGAAAGAGATACAAAGAGGTTGTCGAATCCAACGGTAGGAAAGCTGTTGTACTGGAGTATGAACCAGGAAAGGCTGTTAAACCCGAGGACCTAGATGATGCATTGAGAAAGAATCCTGATGTTGAGGCCGTGACGATAACTTACAATGAAACTTCGACTGGAGTCCTGAACCCATTACCAGAGCTTGCAAAGGTTGCAAAAGAGCACGATAAGCTTGTATTCGTCGATGCAGTTTCAGCAATGGGAGGGGCCGATATAAAGTTCGACAAGTGGGGGTTAGACGTTGTATTCTCAAGTTCTCAAAAGGCCTTTGGAGTACCACCAGGATTGGCAATTGGTGCTTTCAGTGAGAGATTCCTTGAGATCGCTGAAAAAATGCCAGAGAGAGGATGGTACTTCGACATTCCTCTCTATGTAAAGTACCTAAAGGAGAAGGAATCAACACCTTCAACACCTCCGATGCCACAGGTATTTGGAATAAACGTTGCGCTGAGGATAATTGAGAAGATGGGAGGAAAGGAAAAGTGGCTAGAAATGTACGAGAAGAGGGCTAAAATGGTTAGAGAAGGAGTCAGGGAGATAGGACTCGATATACTTGCGGAGCCGGGGCATGAAAGCCCAACTATTACCGCAGTACTCACTCCTCCTGGGATAAAGGGTGATGAGGTTTATGAAGCCATGAGAAAGAGAGGCTTTGAGCTAGCAAAGGGATACGGTAGCGTGAAAGAAAAGACCTTTAGAATTGGGCACATGGGATATATGAAGTTTGAAGACATCCAGGAGATGCTTGATAACTTGAGAGAAGTTATAAATGAATTAAAGAAGCAAAAGGGGATCAACTGA
- a CDS encoding tRNA 4-thiouridine(8) synthase ThiI: protein MNVVIVRYGEIGTKSRQTRSWFEKILMNNIREALVTEEVPYKEIFSRHGRIIVKTNSPKEAANVLVRVFGIVSISPAMEVEASLEKINRTALLMFRKKAKEVGKERPKFRVTARRITKEFPLDSLEIQAKVGEYILNNENCEVDLKNYDIEIGIEIMQGKAYIYTEKIKGWGGLPIGTEGRMIGILHDELSALAIFLMMKRGVEVIPVYIGKDDKNLEKVRSLWNLLKRYSYGSKGFLVVAESFDRVLKLIRDFGVKGVIKGLRPNDLNSEVSEITEDFKMFPVPVYYPLIALPEEYIKSVKERLGL, encoded by the coding sequence ATGAACGTTGTTATCGTGAGGTATGGGGAGATAGGGACAAAATCCAGACAAACGAGATCTTGGTTCGAAAAAATTCTAATGAATAATATTAGGGAGGCCCTCGTTACGGAGGAAGTTCCCTATAAGGAGATTTTTTCAAGACATGGAAGGATAATAGTTAAAACTAATTCACCAAAGGAAGCGGCTAATGTCCTTGTAAGGGTCTTTGGGATAGTCTCCATTTCTCCAGCTATGGAAGTTGAAGCATCCCTCGAAAAGATAAATAGGACGGCTTTGCTTATGTTTAGGAAAAAGGCTAAAGAGGTAGGAAAAGAAAGGCCAAAATTTAGAGTTACTGCAAGAAGAATAACAAAAGAGTTTCCTTTAGATAGTCTAGAAATTCAGGCTAAGGTTGGAGAGTATATTCTAAATAATGAAAATTGTGAAGTGGATCTTAAAAATTACGATATTGAAATCGGAATAGAGATCATGCAAGGAAAGGCCTACATCTACACCGAGAAAATTAAGGGTTGGGGTGGCCTTCCAATAGGAACCGAGGGGAGAATGATCGGGATACTTCATGATGAACTCTCAGCTTTAGCAATATTTCTAATGATGAAAAGGGGAGTTGAGGTAATACCTGTCTACATTGGGAAGGATGACAAAAACCTGGAAAAAGTGAGATCCCTTTGGAATCTCTTGAAGAGATATTCTTATGGATCTAAAGGCTTTCTTGTTGTAGCTGAAAGTTTTGACAGGGTTTTGAAGTTAATAAGAGACTTTGGAGTTAAAGGTGTTATCAAAGGGCTAAGGCCAAACGATCTTAATAGTGAAGTTTCTGAGATAACTGAGGATTTTAAAATGTTTCCAGTCCCGGTTTATTATCCCCTGATAGCACTTCCCGAGGAGTATATAAAAAGTGTTAAAGAAAGGCTAGGCCTCTAA
- a CDS encoding ATPase, T2SS/T4P/T4SS family has translation MGVYIFTPEDLLRYGTVTKEQLDILRKAIMEKKDIVIVGGTRTGKTKLIEALTFLIPENWRIAVITAYNEFKPFKENIRVINTEFDERSLGQRTEDVISEISRIDPDYVIIDTLHTVDVAKILRRLIDRYGFIVTSLSLSRNVLEEIKHWLRIDEDVLSKFELIIELYRDIKTGLRKVNAIYEIKEGKLEKIS, from the coding sequence ATGGGCGTCTATATCTTCACTCCTGAAGATCTACTAAGGTATGGAACCGTGACGAAGGAGCAGCTTGATATCTTAAGGAAAGCCATAATGGAGAAAAAGGATATAGTTATAGTTGGAGGTACAAGAACTGGAAAAACTAAGCTAATCGAGGCGTTAACATTCTTAATTCCCGAAAACTGGAGAATAGCCGTTATTACAGCTTATAATGAGTTTAAACCTTTTAAAGAGAACATAAGAGTCATAAATACAGAGTTCGATGAGAGATCTCTGGGACAACGAACTGAAGATGTAATAAGCGAGATATCGAGGATAGATCCTGACTATGTTATTATAGATACGCTACACACGGTGGATGTTGCCAAGATACTTAGGAGATTAATAGACAGGTATGGTTTCATAGTGACGTCACTTTCCTTATCTAGAAATGTCCTTGAGGAAATAAAGCACTGGCTTAGAATAGATGAAGATGTTTTGAGCAAATTTGAACTGATAATTGAACTTTATAGGGATATCAAAACAGGTCTAAGGAAGGTTAATGCAATATATGAGATAAAAGAAGGAAAACTTGAGAAAATCAGTTGA
- a CDS encoding serine/threonine protein kinase translates to MVTIEGVINKSIEVLNKELGKYRIKVKKFLAKGTTSFVFLGEFGGSDVIIKYQRPDSPRRNLEKEAKILEILKGSGITGELILYGKIDDREVLVREYLNGLHLMEVENIERHHLFRIAEKTYKLDTLGIDHGQIQGGKHILVGKDDIWLIDFEKASMNRKPRNLTSAMSMLFLGNNIVSRRISEKFNITESFREEMRKALKYYKRNGDPREVFELIATL, encoded by the coding sequence GTGGTGACAATCGAAGGGGTGATAAATAAGAGCATTGAGGTATTAAATAAGGAACTAGGGAAGTATAGAATTAAAGTTAAAAAATTCCTAGCTAAGGGTACCACAAGTTTCGTGTTTTTAGGCGAATTTGGGGGAAGTGACGTTATAATAAAGTACCAAAGGCCCGATTCTCCGAGAAGAAATTTGGAAAAAGAAGCAAAGATCTTGGAGATCCTCAAAGGTTCTGGTATAACAGGTGAATTGATACTATACGGAAAGATAGATGATAGGGAAGTGCTTGTTCGAGAGTATCTCAATGGCCTTCATTTAATGGAGGTGGAAAATATCGAGAGGCATCATTTATTTAGGATAGCTGAGAAGACGTACAAGCTTGACACCTTGGGAATTGACCATGGACAAATTCAGGGTGGAAAGCACATTCTCGTGGGGAAAGATGATATTTGGCTAATCGATTTTGAAAAGGCTAGCATGAACAGGAAGCCAAGGAACCTAACTTCAGCAATGTCTATGTTATTTCTCGGAAATAACATTGTCTCTAGAAGAATTTCTGAAAAATTTAACATTACTGAAAGTTTTAGGGAGGAGATGAGAAAGGCCCTTAAGTATTATAAGAGGAATGGAGATCCCAGGGAAGTGTTTGAGCTGATAGCTACCCTTTAA
- a CDS encoding 30S ribosomal protein S17e, producing the protein MGKIRQGFIKRVARELFNKYPNEFTRDFEHNKKKVQELTNVTSKKIRNRIAGYITKLVRMKEEGKIL; encoded by the coding sequence ATGGGGAAGATAAGACAAGGATTTATTAAGAGAGTTGCGAGAGAGCTATTTAACAAGTATCCTAATGAGTTCACCAGGGATTTTGAGCATAACAAGAAAAAAGTTCAAGAGCTAACAAATGTAACGAGCAAGAAGATAAGGAACAGGATCGCTGGATACATAACAAAGCTGGTAAGAATGAAAGAAGAAGGAAAGATACTTTAG
- a CDS encoding TIGR00703 family protein, whose translation MLEGYYIIENPGVVPAERRFRMKDLKAWGYDLHLGTIEGERAYFISKTGERHEGETYIFKGKEYHVSRTQKEIPENARLLARIIIERGNPYLEVWLEEEDVKFPLTKEDPRIILKRIWEKEKLNQLLKHVRAVGLTTDFYKDNVFTQGIPLPYEEYPPKVRRVLREVKDIHRDLTGFGRFVFQYFGEVDKMHNYRLYWTLPTLHLFDIDIANEVDKVLGMLD comes from the coding sequence ATGCTTGAGGGGTATTATATAATAGAGAACCCAGGTGTTGTTCCTGCCGAGAGAAGATTCAGGATGAAGGACTTAAAAGCCTGGGGCTATGATCTCCACTTAGGAACGATAGAAGGGGAAAGGGCTTACTTTATATCTAAGACAGGCGAAAGACACGAAGGAGAGACTTACATATTCAAAGGAAAGGAATACCATGTATCTAGAACCCAAAAAGAGATACCAGAAAATGCAAGACTACTGGCTAGGATTATAATAGAGAGGGGAAATCCTTACTTGGAAGTATGGCTAGAGGAGGAAGATGTTAAGTTCCCGTTAACTAAGGAGGATCCAAGAATAATCCTAAAGAGAATTTGGGAAAAGGAAAAGCTAAATCAACTTTTAAAGCATGTAAGAGCTGTAGGGCTTACAACCGATTTTTATAAGGATAATGTCTTCACCCAGGGAATCCCACTTCCCTATGAGGAATATCCACCAAAAGTGAGGAGGGTACTTAGGGAGGTCAAGGACATTCATAGAGATCTAACTGGATTTGGAAGATTCGTATTTCAGTACTTTGGAGAAGTTGACAAAATGCACAACTATAGGCTGTACTGGACGTTGCCAACGTTGCATTTATTCGACATTGACATAGCGAATGAAGTTGATAAAGTGCTCGGAATGTTAGATTAA
- a CDS encoding class I SAM-dependent methyltransferase, which produces MNLEELYKYLYWRMDPSDERAIKRFQQIIEVFKKFRDSGLVPTEAKILDICAGTGIAGVAMAKVTKAKTLTLLDARESDLKKSKDWVKIAGLELKPKLVVGDARNVAELVDEHDVAILWGLTMPHFDAFDAVKLFAGVASILSEDGVFLLEESDRVYSIFYRTGYKDILVETKTDTYTLISIHDGYDPIRGVFKRTYYKLPGFEKITEQAHRLWDIASQLSLGSVFFKEYKAITPSEHGVIGVSTVLYFRKPRKKVADEILRR; this is translated from the coding sequence ATGAATCTTGAAGAACTCTATAAGTATCTTTATTGGCGAATGGATCCGAGCGATGAAAGAGCAATAAAAAGATTTCAACAAATTATAGAGGTTTTTAAAAAGTTCAGAGATAGTGGATTAGTTCCTACAGAAGCAAAAATTCTCGATATATGTGCTGGAACAGGAATTGCTGGTGTTGCAATGGCCAAGGTAACAAAAGCTAAAACACTTACACTCCTCGATGCTCGAGAGAGCGATCTTAAGAAGAGTAAAGATTGGGTTAAAATAGCTGGTCTAGAGTTAAAGCCAAAATTGGTAGTTGGAGATGCTAGAAATGTTGCAGAACTTGTTGATGAACACGACGTTGCTATTCTCTGGGGCTTAACAATGCCCCATTTTGATGCCTTTGATGCAGTGAAACTATTTGCTGGCGTTGCCTCAATTTTAAGTGAGGACGGAGTGTTTCTTTTGGAGGAATCTGACAGGGTCTACAGTATATTTTATAGAACTGGATACAAGGATATACTAGTAGAAACTAAAACAGACACATACACTCTAATTTCAATACACGATGGTTACGACCCGATTAGAGGAGTATTTAAGAGAACATACTACAAATTACCAGGCTTCGAGAAAATTACAGAGCAAGCCCACAGACTCTGGGACATAGCATCTCAACTTTCCCTTGGAAGTGTTTTCTTTAAAGAATACAAGGCTATAACTCCCAGTGAGCACGGGGTTATCGGAGTTTCAACTGTTCTATACTTTAGAAAGCCAAGGAAGAAAGTTGCCGATGAAATTCTAAGGAGGTAA
- a CDS encoding ParB/RepB/Spo0J family partition protein, with protein MIKIITREEAFKRAEKIKRENEILYGVPFEIVHRYVDISDLIPTQRELERRKLEIVIEKTIHGYDAPVIVLEYNGKYYLLDGHHRAYARKALKLGFVEAIILRPLKPIKINIEESVEKQGIRKLDDLRIRGNCIL; from the coding sequence ATGATAAAGATAATAACGAGAGAGGAGGCATTTAAAAGGGCTGAGAAGATTAAAAGGGAAAATGAAATACTATATGGAGTTCCCTTTGAGATAGTACATAGGTACGTTGATATATCTGACTTAATACCAACCCAGAGAGAATTAGAAAGGAGAAAGCTGGAAATAGTCATAGAAAAGACGATCCATGGCTACGATGCTCCGGTTATTGTTTTAGAGTACAACGGAAAGTACTATTTACTGGATGGTCATCACAGGGCCTATGCCAGGAAAGCCCTCAAGTTGGGTTTTGTTGAAGCCATTATATTAAGACCATTAAAACCTATAAAGATTAACATAGAGGAGTCAGTAGAAAAACAGGGAATTAGGAAGTTAGATGATCTAAGGATTAGGGGTAATTGTATCCTATAA
- a CDS encoding DUF357 domain-containing protein — protein sequence MSKPVTNIISKEKIEKYISITEEALENLEIAVDERSHLYIVAKDFLTMARSYFEDAKYYYKKGDYVTAFAAINYAHGFIDAGVRLGVFKGENNRLYAFG from the coding sequence ATGTCAAAGCCTGTGACAAACATAATCTCAAAGGAAAAAATTGAGAAATATATCAGTATAACGGAAGAGGCACTAGAAAACCTTGAGATTGCAGTAGATGAGAGAAGCCACCTCTACATAGTCGCGAAAGACTTTTTAACGATGGCAAGAAGCTACTTTGAGGACGCGAAGTATTACTACAAAAAAGGAGATTACGTAACGGCCTTTGCAGCAATAAACTATGCACATGGCTTTATAGATGCGGGAGTGAGATTAGGAGTGTTTAAAGGTGAGAACAACAGACTATATGCTTTCGGGTGA
- a CDS encoding acyl-CoA mutase large subunit family protein, which produces MTFDKEVLKKIKEEEKRWEETTVKKFLEKAPERKEKFMTDDGFEIKRIYTPADLGEDWNYMEKLGFPGEYPFTRGVYATMYRGRIWTMRQYAGYATAEESNKRYKYLLSQGQTGLSVAFDLPTQLGYDSDHPLAEGEVGKVGVAIDSLWDMRILFDGIPLDKVSTSMTINSTAANLLAMYILVAEEQGVSQEKLRGTVQNDILKEYIARGTYIFPPQPSMRLTTDIIMYCAENVPKWNPISISGYHIREAGANAVQEVAFTLADGIEYVKAVIERGMDVDKFAPRLSFFFAAHNNFLEEIAKFRAARRLWAYIMKEWFNAKNPRSMMLRFHTQTAGSTLTAQQPENNIVRVAIQALAAVLGGTQSLHTNSYDEALSLPTEKSVRIALRTQQIIAYESGVVDTVDPLGGAYYIEWLTDHIYEEALKYIEKIQKMGGMMRAIERGYVQKEIAEAAYKYQKEIEEGKRIIVGVNAFVTDEPIEVEILKVDPSIREKQIERLKKLRSERDNKKVQEALDKLRNAAEKEDENLMPYIIEAHRHLATLQEVTDVLREIWGEYRAPLIF; this is translated from the coding sequence ATGACGTTCGATAAGGAGGTTTTAAAGAAGATTAAAGAGGAGGAAAAGCGTTGGGAAGAGACAACGGTAAAGAAGTTCTTAGAAAAAGCCCCTGAGAGAAAGGAGAAATTCATGACTGATGACGGGTTTGAGATTAAGAGGATATACACGCCAGCTGACTTAGGCGAAGACTGGAATTACATGGAAAAGCTAGGATTCCCAGGAGAATATCCCTTCACGAGGGGAGTTTACGCAACGATGTACAGGGGCAGAATATGGACTATGAGACAGTACGCAGGCTACGCTACAGCAGAGGAGTCAAACAAGAGGTACAAGTACTTACTAAGCCAGGGGCAGACTGGGCTAAGCGTAGCCTTTGACTTACCAACTCAACTCGGTTACGATTCAGATCATCCACTAGCCGAGGGTGAAGTGGGAAAGGTTGGTGTTGCAATAGACTCACTCTGGGATATGAGAATACTCTTCGATGGAATACCCCTTGACAAGGTTTCAACTTCCATGACGATTAACTCCACCGCGGCGAACCTATTGGCAATGTACATCCTAGTTGCCGAAGAGCAGGGAGTTTCCCAGGAAAAGCTTAGGGGTACCGTCCAAAATGACATTTTAAAGGAATACATTGCGAGGGGAACTTATATATTCCCACCACAGCCGAGTATGAGGCTCACAACTGATATAATCATGTACTGTGCTGAAAACGTTCCAAAGTGGAATCCAATAAGCATTAGCGGTTACCACATTAGGGAAGCCGGAGCAAACGCTGTTCAGGAAGTTGCTTTCACGCTTGCAGATGGTATAGAGTACGTAAAAGCAGTTATCGAGAGAGGAATGGACGTTGACAAGTTCGCTCCAAGGTTGAGCTTCTTCTTTGCAGCGCATAACAACTTCTTGGAGGAGATAGCAAAGTTCAGGGCTGCTAGAAGATTATGGGCTTACATAATGAAGGAGTGGTTTAACGCTAAGAATCCAAGGTCAATGATGCTCAGGTTCCACACTCAGACAGCTGGTTCAACGCTAACAGCTCAACAACCAGAGAACAACATCGTTAGGGTTGCAATTCAAGCCTTAGCCGCGGTTCTAGGTGGGACGCAGAGCTTGCACACTAATAGTTACGATGAAGCATTATCCCTACCTACTGAGAAGAGCGTGAGGATAGCCCTTAGAACCCAACAGATCATAGCTTACGAAAGTGGGGTCGTCGATACCGTAGATCCCCTCGGTGGAGCCTATTATATCGAGTGGTTGACAGATCACATTTACGAGGAAGCCCTCAAGTACATTGAGAAGATCCAGAAGATGGGAGGAATGATGAGGGCTATAGAGAGGGGTTACGTACAGAAGGAGATTGCAGAAGCAGCGTATAAGTATCAAAAGGAGATTGAAGAGGGTAAGAGGATAATCGTTGGAGTGAATGCATTCGTGACCGACGAGCCAATAGAGGTTGAGATCCTAAAAGTTGATCCTAGCATCAGGGAGAAGCAGATAGAGAGGTTGAAGAAGTTAAGGAGTGAAAGGGATAACAAGAAGGTTCAGGAAGCCCTGGATAAGCTTAGGAATGCTGCGGAGAAGGAGGATGAAAACTTAATGCCTTATATAATTGAAGCTCACAGACATTTAGCAACACTCCAAGAAGTTACGGATGTGCTAAGAGAAATATGGGGGGAATACAGGGCTCCGCTAATATTCTGA
- the gcvH gene encoding glycine cleavage system protein GcvH, with protein sequence MIEVGEYKVKEGLYYTKDHEWAQVLEDGTVLVGITDYAQKELGDLAYVELPEVGKEVSKGDVLCEVESVKAVSEVYAPVSGEVIEVNEELSDSPEKINEDPYGAWIAKIKPKNLEEELKELMDAEKYAEYLKTL encoded by the coding sequence ATGATTGAGGTTGGGGAGTACAAGGTCAAGGAAGGACTATACTATACAAAGGACCATGAATGGGCTCAGGTTCTAGAAGATGGAACCGTGCTCGTTGGCATAACTGATTATGCTCAGAAGGAGCTTGGAGATTTAGCCTATGTTGAATTACCTGAGGTAGGAAAGGAAGTTAGCAAGGGAGACGTGTTATGTGAAGTTGAAAGCGTTAAGGCCGTGAGCGAAGTTTACGCTCCTGTAAGTGGGGAGGTCATTGAAGTTAACGAAGAGCTAAGTGATAGCCCCGAAAAGATTAACGAGGATCCGTATGGGGCTTGGATAGCCAAAATAAAACCAAAGAACCTAGAGGAAGAACTTAAAGAGTTAATGGATGCAGAAAAATACGCGGAGTACTTGAAAACTCTCTAA
- a CDS encoding 50S ribosomal protein L40e, with amino-acid sequence MARFPEAEARIFKKYICLRCGATNPWGAEKCRKCGYKRLRPKAREPRGGGR; translated from the coding sequence ATGGCGAGGTTTCCAGAGGCTGAGGCTAGGATATTCAAAAAGTACATCTGCTTAAGGTGTGGTGCTACTAATCCCTGGGGAGCTGAGAAGTGCAGAAAGTGTGGCTACAAAAGGCTAAGGCCAAAGGCCAGAGAACCAAGAGGAGGAGGTCGCTGA
- a CDS encoding metallophosphoesterase, which produces MKIKLLPGKAIVIGKVLVLADIHIGFEESAIQGGMYIPKLLRDVIRDVKSIAMHENAKTLIINGDLKHSFTPLKREFFEVGTFLREVKEVVDEVILVKGNHDTGIEWIKDRFNVDIMESIEIGNWTIVHGHKEIEGNKFIIGHEHPAIRLRDEVGAIVKVPVFLRGEDIIVLPAFSPWAYGNDLTLNGPISPILRGKDISNLEVLVTTGDELLNFGRFSQLIEAMKRL; this is translated from the coding sequence ATGAAAATAAAACTACTCCCAGGTAAAGCAATAGTAATAGGGAAAGTTCTAGTTTTAGCGGATATTCACATAGGGTTTGAGGAAAGTGCTATTCAGGGGGGAATGTACATTCCAAAACTTCTTAGGGATGTTATAAGAGATGTTAAATCTATTGCAATGCACGAAAATGCCAAAACCCTTATTATAAATGGGGATCTTAAGCATTCCTTCACACCTCTGAAGAGAGAATTCTTTGAGGTTGGAACATTCTTAAGGGAAGTAAAGGAGGTAGTTGATGAGGTGATTTTAGTTAAAGGAAATCATGACACAGGGATTGAATGGATCAAAGATAGGTTTAATGTTGACATCATGGAAAGCATAGAAATTGGAAACTGGACTATAGTGCACGGACATAAGGAAATAGAGGGAAATAAATTCATAATCGGGCATGAACATCCTGCGATAAGGTTAAGGGACGAAGTCGGAGCAATTGTTAAGGTTCCAGTTTTTCTAAGGGGAGAAGATATAATAGTCCTCCCAGCGTTTAGCCCTTGGGCCTATGGGAATGACCTAACTCTGAACGGGCCGATTTCCCCGATCCTACGGGGGAAAGATATCTCTAATTTGGAGGTTTTAGTAACAACTGGAGATGAGTTATTGAACTTTGGGAGATTTAGTCAACTTATTGAAGCCATGAAAAGGTTATAG
- a CDS encoding class I SAM-dependent methyltransferase, whose product MYELYTLLAEYYDTIYRRRIERVKAEIDFVEEIFKEDAKREVRRVLDLACGTGIPTLELAERGYEVVGLDLHEEMLRVARRKAKERNLKIEFLQGDVLEIAFKNEFDAVTMFFSTIMYFDEEDLRKLFSKVAEALKPGGVFITDFPCWFYGGRDGPVVWNEQKGEEKLVIMDWREVEPAVQKLRFKRLVQILRPNGEVKAFLVDDELNIYTPREVRLLAEKYFEKVKIYGNLKRELSPNDMRYWIVGIAKSF is encoded by the coding sequence ATGTACGAACTCTACACTCTCTTAGCTGAGTATTACGATACGATCTACAGAAGAAGAATTGAGAGGGTTAAAGCTGAGATAGACTTCGTTGAGGAGATATTTAAGGAAGATGCGAAAAGAGAAGTTAGGCGAGTTCTTGATCTTGCCTGTGGGACGGGAATTCCAACGCTTGAACTTGCAGAAAGAGGTTACGAAGTTGTAGGTTTAGACTTGCATGAGGAGATGCTTAGAGTTGCCAGGAGAAAGGCCAAAGAAAGGAACCTAAAAATTGAATTCCTTCAAGGTGATGTCCTTGAGATTGCATTTAAGAATGAATTTGATGCAGTCACTATGTTCTTTTCCACCATTATGTACTTTGATGAAGAGGATCTCAGAAAACTCTTCAGTAAAGTTGCTGAAGCTCTCAAGCCTGGGGGAGTATTTATTACGGACTTTCCGTGTTGGTTCTATGGAGGAAGAGATGGCCCAGTAGTTTGGAACGAACAAAAAGGTGAAGAAAAGCTAGTAATTATGGACTGGCGAGAAGTAGAGCCAGCAGTTCAAAAGCTCCGATTCAAAAGACTTGTCCAAATACTCAGACCAAATGGGGAGGTAAAGGCATTTCTTGTTGATGATGAGCTTAACATCTACACTCCCAGAGAAGTAAGACTTTTAGCAGAAAAATACTTTGAAAAGGTCAAAATTTATGGGAATTTGAAAAGGGAACTTTCTCCCAATGATATGAGATATTGGATTGTTGGAATAGCGAAAAGTTTTTAA